The sequence CGCAGATTATCCCCTTTCTTTTTCAATATGGGCTGATCAACAGTTCCCAACTTCAACACATTCAATCCCTGAATTGTAGGGGAGCTCCATTGAACCGTCTGGTCAGGATCATTTACGGCAACATCGGCACCACAGTCGAAAAATACTTGAACATCATGCTCTTTACCATCCAGGGCTTTTACATTCCAGCTCAGATAAGTAACAGGACGGGACAAAATATCCGGATTAGAAACCAATGCAGGAGTGGTAAAAGTCAATTCCAGGGAAACGATATTATTCTGGAAATGATATACTGTGCGGGTTGGATAAACATTAACCCCCACCTGATTAAGAGGTTCCAGGGAGGAGGGTTGGCTACCCATGATACGGTATGACTTGCCATCAACACGCAATATGCTGTGCATCGGCTGATTGCGGCCTGTCCAATGCACAGTTTCATGGTCATAAAGCCTGTCGGCAGGAGACCAAATACTAAAATAGGGGTCATGCGCGACCAAAGGAACGGATGGTGGCCTTAATTGTTGAGCCCACGTAAATCCGGCCAAAAAAAACAAAATGCTTGAAATAACAATTATCTTTTTTTTCATTTGCCTTAGTTTAAATTTTTTCACCCTCCAGATTATTTGAAAATCAAAAGCAAGAGAGCAGATTTTGGAATTTTGGAATACTTATAAATCAATTGGTTTAATATTATTTTTTAATCCTAAACAATTTGGTTAAAATAATCATTATTTATTGAAAAGCCGGATTTTTACTAAAAATCGCTTTAATACGGCTCATATCGAATTTTGGGGAACGGTTGTACAGGTATATGCCATTCTGTTCCTGTTCCACATCCGTAAGTTGCGTAAAACAATAGCCCCAAACATTTGGACGGCTTAAGATAGCATCCACCAAGCCTCCCAACCGGGTATAATACTCTTCCACTGTTCTGGGAGCATTTCCATATCCCCAGGATTTTTCACTATTTTTATCTTTCTCGGTGGGGATCCAGCGGATACCGCCAAATTCATCCAACAAATAAGGCTGTCCGGAATAAGGGGCACACCTGTAATTGTCGTTCGAGAACATACGGCCATCAGCCCCTGGCGTAAGGATCTCAGTCAATTTTGTTGGATTCTGTTCATAGTTATGGACAGTCCATATATCGGTCATCACGTGTGTTCCACCGCTGGCATCATTTACAGGCCGGGTAGGATCCAAGCCTTTGGTAATCCTATATATATCCTGAACAAAACGGGGATACTGGAAATTATCATTGTTCCAACTCTCGTTAAACGGAGTCCATGCGATAATCGAAGGATAATTGCGGTCGCGGGCAATAATTTCCGACCATTCACCAATAAAATTTCTGGCAGCTTCTACATCATTGCAATCCGACCCCCAGCTTGAAGATTCGCCCCAGGTCAGATAGCCCAGTTTATCTGCCCAATAATGGAACCTTTCCTCAAATACTTTTTGATGTAAGCGAGCGCCATTGAAGCCGGCTTCCATGGACATTTCAATATCTTTTTTCAAATCCCCGTCTGTAGGGGCCGTCCAGATTCCCTCAGGATAAAAGCCCTGATCCAGTACCAGACGTAAATAATAGGGTTTGTTATTCAGAAAGATACGGTTACCCTCAATATGAACTTTGCGCATACCCACATAAGAATTCACCTCATCAACAATTTTGTTATTCTTATCGGTAACGACATAACTAAGGTCATACAAAAAAGGATTTTCAGGTGACCATGTTTTCACATGGGGAACCGGCAGGACGCATACTGAACTGTTGGTTGCCCTTACCGATTTTTCCGAAACAATTTTTCCATTATCCTTTAATGTCACCTTTAGGGTATATGAATTGTTTTCCTTGTAAAATGAAGGATATACGACTACCTGTTTCTGGTCAAGGTCAGGTATTACCTGGCACGATTTTAATCCGTTTGGTGAAAGAGCTTCCATCCAAACAGTTTGCCAAATTCCTGTGGTACGGGTATAGGAACAGCCTCCGGAAAAATAATTAAAACATTGCTTTCCTCCTGTTTGCTTTCCAGACCTTAAGTCATCATTTACATACAAAACAAGATTATGTGATTGGCCTGCTGTAACAAATGGAGTGATATCATACTCAAATGAAGAAGTTCCTCCGAAATGACGGCCTACAAATTTACCATCAATATATACTTCAGACTTATAATCCACTGCACCGAAATGAAGTATTATCTTCTTTCCGGACCAGCCGCCAGGAATATCTATCATGCGGTGATACCACATATCATTTATAAAATCCTTGTATCCCACACCGGATAATTTACTCTCGGGGCAGAAAGGAACAATGATTTTACCATCAAACCCTTTACTCTCCTGATACTTGCGGTCATGGCCAGAATTGCCGAAATCAAAAATATAGCTCCATGTCCCGTTCAAATTCATCCAGCTGTTTCTTTCAAATTGAGGGCGTGGATACTCAGGACGCGGAACAGTCTGGGATATCGCAATGCCTCCAAGGCAGAACAGAATCAAGACAATTGTTATTAAATGTTTCTTCATATATTTTTTATTTTAAGGAAATAATGGGAAATATGTTGTAAAAAAAATAAGGTACTAATTTAATTTATCGTTTTATAATTTGCACTTATTACTACGATAAATAGGGCTAAGAGTGGAATTAAAGAAAATTATCTATATGTTAAATTAATTTTTTTTGCGACATGGCGTCTTTGGGTGAGATATGTTTCACGCAAAGACGCCAGGACGCAAAAAATTCATTAATTCTCAACACATGTGATTAATTACGCAGTTTTTACGAGAAATTTCAGTTAAAAAAAATCTTTAACACCTGTTATTTCTACGTTAAAATTGAATTTCGACAAAAAAAAGTCATCCCGGAATAATCCGGGACGACTTTAAGGAATTACTATTTAGCAAGAGTAATTTTCTGAACTGGAGAGAAAATCATCTTTTCAACTCCGGCAATTTTAATTCCGACACGTGCAAATACATAATTTTGAGCAGGAACGATATCCGGCACATCCAAACTTAAAGTAATATTGTTTGGATCGGCAATAGAACCACCACTCATATCGGCAGCCTTGATATTGTAACTTCCCCGGTTGTCAACGAATTGGGTCCTGTTTACATATAAGGAAACCCTTTCTATAGATTTTGCATTGGCATCGGTAATAATTTGCTCAGCCTTAAAATTAGCAGTTACTGTTTTGCCACTTACAGAAAATTTCGCATTACGGACCAGGTAATAAGGTACAACTTCAATATTCATCTTTGTATTCCCGTTTACTTTTACCATAATGGTATCAGAATTTGTAGCAGTGTTGGTGACATTCATAAACGGCCCCTGATTTTTAGGCATAATCAGTTTGTAAGTTCCATTAAAAATCAAAGCCGAAAAAGAACCATCCTGGGCTACCTTGACTCCCCTATCATTATTAATAGTTGCAGTCAGTTGCCAGCCAGGCTCATACAACTGAAAAGCTATTTCACCTGCACTAACATTTAAAGGTTCTCCCTTATATACAAGGTTACCTGTTAACTGTGCATTAGGCGCATCATAGTTGTCATATTCACAGGAAACAGCCATAATACACAGAATGAAAAGCAATATATAATTAAATGTTTTCATAACTTATTAATTTTGATTAGGATTAGGTGTAATTAATGGATTTTTAGCCCTTATATCGGAACTAATATTGGAATAATAATTGCCCATACGGAAACGGCGTGCGTTAGTAACCTCATGAAGAGTAACCACTTCGAAAACATATTTCCCATTATTAGGGCCGCCGGGGTTATAAATTTTGTAGGGCCATAAAGCAAAAGGCCTGTCACTGACTTCGTCAGCTTTTCCCGGGAATTGAGTCAGGTCAGCTGATACACCATTCCATACTTTATGGGCAAGTCTCCATCTTTTTAAGTCCCAAACCTGATGTCCTTCAAAAGCAAGTTCAACTTTACGTTCATGAACGATACGGTCGAAGGTCATGTCTGTACCAGTCAGAGGGATAGTCAAACCTGCACGGGCACGAACCTGATTCAGATAAAATGCAGCCGAATCCTTTTTGCCTAATTCAAAAGAAGCTTCAGCAGCATTCAACAATACTTCCCCATAACGATACTGGATCCACCACAAACCACTCTGAGGGCCACGCATACCGGAACCCGGGTTAGGATCCATATATTTACGTACATAGAATCCTGTTTGTGCAGAAAATTCAAGACTGTTGATAGGGCCGTCATAACCTACCACCTGTTGCATTGTCGGAGCGCCCGGCAACTGTCCTTTACCGGCATAAGTAT is a genomic window of Bacteroidota bacterium containing:
- a CDS encoding DUF5127 domain-containing protein, with product MKKKIIVISSILFFLAGFTWAQQLRPPSVPLVAHDPYFSIWSPADRLYDHETVHWTGRNQPMHSILRVDGKSYRIMGSQPSSLEPLNQVGVNVYPTRTVYHFQNNIVSLELTFTTPALVSNPDILSRPVTYLSWNVKALDGKEHDVQVFFDCGADVAVNDPDQTVQWSSPTIQGLNVLKLGTVDQPILKKKGDNLR
- a CDS encoding glycoside hydrolase family 2 TIM barrel-domain containing protein, which gives rise to MKKHLITIVLILFCLGGIAISQTVPRPEYPRPQFERNSWMNLNGTWSYIFDFGNSGHDRKYQESKGFDGKIIVPFCPESKLSGVGYKDFINDMWYHRMIDIPGGWSGKKIILHFGAVDYKSEVYIDGKFVGRHFGGTSSFEYDITPFVTAGQSHNLVLYVNDDLRSGKQTGGKQCFNYFSGGCSYTRTTGIWQTVWMEALSPNGLKSCQVIPDLDQKQVVVYPSFYKENNSYTLKVTLKDNGKIVSEKSVRATNSSVCVLPVPHVKTWSPENPFLYDLSYVVTDKNNKIVDEVNSYVGMRKVHIEGNRIFLNNKPYYLRLVLDQGFYPEGIWTAPTDGDLKKDIEMSMEAGFNGARLHQKVFEERFHYWADKLGYLTWGESSSWGSDCNDVEAARNFIGEWSEIIARDRNYPSIIAWTPFNESWNNDNFQYPRFVQDIYRITKGLDPTRPVNDASGGTHVMTDIWTVHNYEQNPTKLTEILTPGADGRMFSNDNYRCAPYSGQPYLLDEFGGIRWIPTEKDKNSEKSWGYGNAPRTVEEYYTRLGGLVDAILSRPNVWGYCFTQLTDVEQEQNGIYLYNRSPKFDMSRIKAIFSKNPAFQ
- a CDS encoding DUF3823 domain-containing protein → MKTFNYILLFILCIMAVSCEYDNYDAPNAQLTGNLVYKGEPLNVSAGEIAFQLYEPGWQLTATINNDRGVKVAQDGSFSALIFNGTYKLIMPKNQGPFMNVTNTATNSDTIMVKVNGNTKMNIEVVPYYLVRNAKFSVSGKTVTANFKAEQIITDANAKSIERVSLYVNRTQFVDNRGSYNIKAADMSGGSIADPNNITLSLDVPDIVPAQNYVFARVGIKIAGVEKMIFSPVQKITLAK